A stretch of Anolis sagrei isolate rAnoSag1 chromosome X, rAnoSag1.mat, whole genome shotgun sequence DNA encodes these proteins:
- the LOC137094860 gene encoding phospholipase A2 inhibitor and Ly6/PLAUR domain-containing protein-like, with product METLFTISLLAVFIATGFSLQCEICGIRSTCNGAMRTCHFKHDKCSITLLESSGNKYTNNVQRMIKNCINSSFCDVDLGIINMGQAGLIQSNSTCCIEDDCKRISPTLSGRNTTSNGKVCPACFAMEKHCKEDNVYCAGDEFYCIEGTGTGIAQTGEGTSAPNFILKGCATEGACEDLRGASLILPWSVKESLYHCVTALEASGILEPQYEAAEKTSKNAENAGVATIITELFVIVIPILAMHLL from the exons ATGGAGACCCTTTTCACAATCAGCCTGCTTGCTGTGTTCATAGCTACAG GATTTTCTCTGCAATGTGAGATATGTGGCATCAGAAGCACATGTAATGGAGCTATGAGGACTTGTCACTTTAAGCATGACAAATGTAGCATCACTCTCTTGGAAAGCAGTGGCAACAAGTATA CTAACAATGTCCAGAGAATGATCAAGAATTGCATCAACTCCAGTTTTTGTGATGTTGACCTCGGGATTATAAACATGGGCCAGGCAGGATTGATACAGTCCaacagtacctgctgcatagaAGATGACTGCAAGAGGATCTCTCCCACAT TGTCAGGGAGAAACACCACATCCAATGGAAAGGTATGCCCAGCTTGCTTTGCTATGGAGAAACACTGCAAAGAAGACAATGTCTATTGTGCAGGAGATGAGTTCTATTGCATTGAAGGAACTGGAACTGGGATTGCACAAACTG GAGAAGGAACCTCAGCCCCAAATTTCATACTTAAAGGCTGTGCCACTGAAGGTGCGTGTGAAGATCTTCGGGGAGCATCCCTCATTCTGCCCTGGAGCGTAAAAGAATCACTGTACCACTGTGTGACTGCCCTTGAGGCAAGTGGCATCCTTGAACCACAGTATGAGGCAGCTGAGAAAACATCAAAGaatgcagaaaatgctggagTAGCTACCATCATTACAGAACTTTTTGTAATTGTCATCCCAATCCTGGCTATGCATCTTCTATAA
- the LOC137094893 gene encoding phospholipase A2 inhibitor and Ly6/PLAUR domain-containing protein-like, translated as MSPPISRNKLARVFPLIFQKHLNNFREPETSLCSRLVKQLWSSFPMSFGMTPLSFATCLIATCIALGASLECEECMALGRNCHGNKITCPPEKDSCSIISMDTMGQTAVMKTCVPSKMCNQGLASLSMGKAGVSRTNGMCCTGDDCKKAPPPLPPRNTTLNGKSCPACHALNAECQEEIVKCTGDENKCFSLSGITSAGAVSAKVTMKGCGNEVMCYEASQKSSSFSGISLVHDSSCTDGAPTNIATLFGLLFPVLTGLLFGKLLV; from the exons ATGTCTCCTCCCATTTCAAGAAACAAGCTAGCCAGGGTTTTCCCCCTCATCTTCCAAAAACATCTCAACAACTTCAGAGAGCCAGAAACGTCGCTGTGTTCAAGGCTGGTAAAGCAGCTCTGGTCCAGTTTCCCGATGTCTTTTGGAATGACGCCCCTCTCCTTTGCCACCTGTCTCATTGCCACTTGCATAGCTTTGG gAGCGTCTTTGGAATGTGAGGAATGCATGGCCTTAGGGAGGAATTGTCATGGGAATAAAATAACATGCCCCCCTGAGAAAGATTCCTGCAGCATCATTTCTATGGATACCATGG GACAAACTGCCGTCATGAAGACTTGTGTCCCATCCAAAATGTGTAACCAAGGCCTTGCTTCTCTCAGCATGGGCAAAGCAGGAGTAAGCAGAACTAACGGAATGTGCTGCACCGGGGATGACTGCAAAAAGGCCCCACCACCTT TGCCACCCAGAAACACCACTTTGAATGGGAAATCATGTCCGGCTTGCCATGCTTTGAATGCTGAGTGCCAGGAGGAGATCGTTAAATGTACTGGGGATGAAAACAAATGCTTCTCGCTGTCTGGGATTACCTCTGCAG GAGCCGTTAGTGCAAAAGTCACCATGAAGGGCTGTGGAAATGAGGTTATGTGTTATGAAGCATCGCAGAAAAGCTCATCTTTTTCAGGGATCAGTTTAGTTCATGACTCTAGCTGTACTGATGGGGCACCCACCAACATTGCAACTCTTTTTGGACTCCTCTTCCCTGTCCTTACAGGGCTATTGTTTGGGAAATTGCTTGTTTAA